The DNA segment AGCGCATCCTGGGTTCGCTGCAGCAGGAGTCGCCGGATCTGTCGGAGCGGGTGCGTGAGCATCTCTTTACCATAGATACTATTCTGGATATCGACGATCGCGATCTGCAGGAAGTGCTCCAGGAATTTGCCGACATGGAGATCGCGCTGCTGCTGAAAGGCAAGGAACAGGGTATTCGGGAAAAGATTATGCGCAATGTTTCCAGTGGTCGCCAGGAGTTGATCGCATCCGAGTATACCCACCTTGGTGCCCAGCTACGCAGTGAGGTTGATGCTGCGGCCAAGGATTTTATCGCGCATCTGCGTAAACTGGATGAGGAAGGCAAGATCCGCATCCACCGTCGGGATGATCAGTGGGTCACCTGAATGCCGGGAGAGAGGGCTCTATGAAATCACTCCGCTACGCGTATTTATTCTGGCTGCTTTCCCTGGTGGGGGTATGCGGCCTGCATCGACTGTATCTCGGCAAGCCTCTGTCAGGGCTGCTGTTTCTGTTTACCGGCGGTCTGTTCGGAATCGGTACGATCTACGACGCCCTGACGATGCCTGGGCTTGTAGAGCAGGCGCGCCTGCGCGAGGGGATTGTCGGCAAGGTGGAGCTATCCGAGCTGTTCGACGAAGGCAGGGGTGCCGGTGACCAGTCCTGGCAGTCCCGCACATCGCCCGGAACCCGGGGAAACCCGGAGGATCGCCTGCAGCTGGCGGTGTTGAAGGTAGCCAAGCGCGGCGGGGGGTATGCTGCAGCCGGGGAGGTTGCGCTGGAGGCCGGTACTTCGCTGGAGCAGGCACGAGAGGCAATGGATGTGCTGGCAGCCAAGGGATTGTGCGAGCTGCGTGTCCGTTCAACCGGCGCCCTGGTATACTATTTTATCGACTTTGCGGATGAACGCACCGCCGGAAACGATCCTGATTCCTTTGCATAACCTTTGCAATTGCATGACTGTTTCTTGTATTGACCAGCGTACTATTGCCATAACAAACCATCAGGAGGTTCAGTTATGAAAAAACTCATCGTTTTGTTGATTTCCGCAACAGCGCTGGCATTTGCCGTGGCGGCATGTGAGCCAGTGGATGACGAGTTCATGGACGAGCAGTTCATGGATGATCAGATGATGGAGGAAGATCCCATGATGGATGACGGCTTCTAAACAAGGCTGTTGCATCATCAAGCCCCCGGAACCGGGGGCTTTTTTATTGCCTCAGCGGACATTCCCAGAACATGGCGTGGCCGGTGGTATCGTTCAGTCGATAGGCCTGAAACCCGTGGCGCTGGTACAGCCGCTGGGCGCCGTGATTACCGCTGAGCACCTCCAGGGTGATTTTGCAGCAATCGCGCTTGCGTGCCTCCTCGGCTACGGCCGCCAGCAGGGTGCTACCGATCCCGCGGCCTCGCCAGGCCGGCAACACCGCCAGGTCGTGAATGTTCAGAAGTGGACGGCATTGAAAGGTCGAGAACTGCATAAAGCAGTTTGCCAGCCCGATCGGTAACTGGTTCAGTTCGGCAAGCAGGGTGAAGCCGTGCGGGATGGCATGCAGGCGGTCCGCCAGGTGGTTTCGGGTATACTGGCTCAGGCCCGTGCCGGTGTCACCCAGGGCATAGCTTTCCATGATTTCCAGTAAAGCAGCGGCGTCCCGCTGAGTAGAGAGGTCGGCGTGGCGTACCTTGATTGAACTCATCCCAGGTTTCCTCCGATTCTGCTGAAAACCGCATGCGGCTGCCAGTCCAGTGGTTGTCCCAGGTACATGCGTTTGGCCTGCATGGTCTTTTTCCAGTTGTGTATTTCCAGGATGCGGCGGCCCTCATGGTTCTGCTGCGGCAGGGTGGCCTTGCCGGTGGGGCTGGTCCGGGTTTTGCACTCCAGTAATGCAGCCGCAGCGGCTGGGGTTTCGGCAGCAATTGCCCCCTCGCCAAGCTGCGGCAGGTAGTAGCCGCGAATCCCTTCGCTGTCGCGATATACGATCGCGTGGTGGAGCTGATTACCGAGTACAGCCACGCGATCCTCGCCGGATATGCGTTTATCCAGCTCGTGCAGGCCGGGAATATCTGCAGCCCGCACGGCAGTGATGCCAGGGATCCCGTGAGCCTCTGCCGGTATTCCAGCAGCCCCCGGGGCAGGGGCTGCTGTACCATCCGGCATGGCCTGACGGCGATAGAAGGCATATTCGCAGTCGGTAGCAAACCCTGCCTTGGCGTACAGGGGAGCACCATCGCTGGAGGCAAACAGCGAGATCGTGCTGCAGCTATGTGTACGCAGGGTTTGTACCAGTGTCTCTACGGTGGTCGCGCCGATTCCCCGACGTCGATAGTCCGGGTGTGTGATTATATGAGCCAGCCAGCCGGTGCTGCCGTATCGAATGGCTGCCCCGACGCCGACCAGTCTGGTGTCCATGCGGATTCCGACGGGATGAATCGACGGGTGTGACAGGTACCAGTCGAATACCGGTACGATATCCGGCCAGTCTTCAGGCTGCAGGGGTGCGAGATCGGAGAGGTCTTTTGATTGTAACGGGTAGGGATGCACGTTGGTCCTCGCAATCGGTTGGAAGATCTTCAGAATCTGAAGCTGCCGCCTATACCTACCGAGATCCCGCGAAGCCGGATGCGGGTATCGGTGGAAACCGGCTCAGCTGCAGCGGTGTTGCCCGGATTGGTGGTATCGATAGTATAGGCTTCGGCTTCGGCACTGAACGGGCTGCTGGCTTGATAGTATCTGCCGGACAGCGAGATACCGATCTGTGGTGTGACCTTGAACTCGATGCCGGACTCCAGGTACCAGCCAAGACCCAGGCCAAGCTCGGTTTCCAGTGAACCGGGCACCAGCGCAACGATCTCGTCGGTGGACTCAGCGAAATGCTGTGCCAGGGTGTGTTCCAGGACCTGATATACCGGCATCCAGTTGAGGACCCCGCCGCCGCCGGCAGCCAGGGCAACCGGGCCGATGTCCAGGCTCGCCCGCAACCCAACTGTGCCGATCAGGTTGTCGCTGTAAATCCATGGGGAATCTGCATCGTCGGTATCCGGCAGCAGTCCGTTTACCTTGATGTAGGTAAACCCGACGGGGATGCTGAGATAGGGAGTTACTCCGATACTGGTGGAAAGCCCGGTCTCCACTGCCGGGCTGCCCTCGCGATGAAGCATGCTCTCCGGCAGGAATACCGAAAAGCCGCTGCCGAACGACTGGGCAGCGGCCGAGGGAGCGAACAAGAGACCGGTCAGGATCAAGGCTGCAACATATCGTTTCATACCTTAAGTATAGCAGGAGCAGTGGGCTCTGTGCAGTCTTTTTTGTGTTGTAACAAAACGACACCCGCGATACGCCCCGTTCCAAACAGCCATAACAGTACGAAAATGTAGTCAAAAAACAATTTGCGACAAAACAGTGGTTATATTATGTCGAAGTTACCATAATGAATGCAATGCAAGGAGGCATCGAATGAAGCTCATGATTGTAGATGATTCCAACATAATGCGGCGGGCGATTCAAAAATATCTGTCCCCTATGGGGCTTGATCTGGCCGCAACCGCTGCCGACGGCATCACCGCATTACGGCTGTTCGGTCAGTATCGACCGGATGTGGTTACGATGGACATTACCATGCCGGAGCTGGACGGGTTGGGCTGCCTGGTCGAGATGCTGAAGATCAAGCCGGATACCCGGGTTCTGATTGTAACCGCGCTGTCGGATCCCGAAACCGGACTGGAAGCGGTGCGCAAGGGCGCACGCGGGTTTCTGACCAAACCCTTTACCGAGGCTGAACTTCAGGAAGAAATCTCGCATGTGATGGGGGTGTAGTGATGACCGAGACACAGTTACGGGCGTTTATTCAGGTGGTAGTGGATTATTTCGCTGGCCTGCCTGCAGAGAATGCAGAGATGGGGATTCCCTATATGCGGGAGGGG comes from the Spirochaeta africana DSM 8902 genome and includes:
- a CDS encoding TM2 domain-containing protein — its product is MKSLRYAYLFWLLSLVGVCGLHRLYLGKPLSGLLFLFTGGLFGIGTIYDALTMPGLVEQARLREGIVGKVELSELFDEGRGAGDQSWQSRTSPGTRGNPEDRLQLAVLKVAKRGGGYAAAGEVALEAGTSLEQAREAMDVLAAKGLCELRVRSTGALVYYFIDFADERTAGNDPDSFA
- a CDS encoding GNAT family N-acetyltransferase — encoded protein: MSSIKVRHADLSTQRDAAALLEIMESYALGDTGTGLSQYTRNHLADRLHAIPHGFTLLAELNQLPIGLANCFMQFSTFQCRPLLNIHDLAVLPAWRGRGIGSTLLAAVAEEARKRDCCKITLEVLSGNHGAQRLYQRHGFQAYRLNDTTGHAMFWECPLRQ
- a CDS encoding GNAT family N-acetyltransferase produces the protein MHPYPLQSKDLSDLAPLQPEDWPDIVPVFDWYLSHPSIHPVGIRMDTRLVGVGAAIRYGSTGWLAHIITHPDYRRRGIGATTVETLVQTLRTHSCSTISLFASSDGAPLYAKAGFATDCEYAFYRRQAMPDGTAAPAPGAAGIPAEAHGIPGITAVRAADIPGLHELDKRISGEDRVAVLGNQLHHAIVYRDSEGIRGYYLPQLGEGAIAAETPAAAAALLECKTRTSPTGKATLPQQNHEGRRILEIHNWKKTMQAKRMYLGQPLDWQPHAVFSRIGGNLG
- a CDS encoding response regulator, with protein sequence MKLMIVDDSNIMRRAIQKYLSPMGLDLAATAADGITALRLFGQYRPDVVTMDITMPELDGLGCLVEMLKIKPDTRVLIVTALSDPETGLEAVRKGARGFLTKPFTEAELQEEISHVMGV